A region from the Lolium perenne isolate Kyuss_39 chromosome 4, Kyuss_2.0, whole genome shotgun sequence genome encodes:
- the LOC127295356 gene encoding vacuolar protein sorting-associated protein 26A, with the protein MNYIIGAFKPPCDIFVTFSDERSRKQVPVKKDNGKTAMVPAFQSLETIAGEVSIAPVPGKRIEHMGVKIELLGQIELYFDRGNFYDFTSLVRELDVPGEIYERKTYPFEFSTVEMPYESYNGTNVRLRYILKVTVGRNYVGNIVESRDFCVRNYSPLPSINNSIKMEVGIEDCLHIEFEYSKSKYHLKDVIVGKIYFLLVRIKIKNMELEIRRRESTGSGPNTYVETETLAKFELMDGAPVRGESIPVRLFLTPYELTPTYRNINNKFSVKYYLNLVLVDEEDRRYFKQQEINMFRLDETPQPS; encoded by the exons ATG AATTACATCATCGGCGCCTTCAAGCCTCCCTGCGACATCTTCGTCACCTTCTCCGATGAGAGGAGCCGGAAGCAG GTGCCGGTCAAGAAGGATAATGGGAAGACGGCGATGGTGCCGGCGTTCCAGAGCCTGGAGACGATAGCCGGGGAG GTGTCGATAGCACCTGTTCCGGGTAAAAGGATTGAGCACATGGGTGTTAAGATTGAGCTGCTGGGTCAGATAG AGTTGTATTTCGACAGAGGAAACTTCTATGACTTCACTTCATTGG TGCGTGAGTTAGATGTTCCTGGTGAAATATATGAACGTAAGACATATCCATTTGAGTTTTCTACTGTTGAAATGCCATATGAGTCATACAATGGAACAAATGTCAGACTGAG GTACATCCTGAAAGTAACGGTTGGTAGAAACTATGTTGGCAATATTGTCGAAAGTCGGGATTTCTGT GTAAGAAACTATTCTCCTCTTCCTTCAATCAACAACAGTATCAAG ATGGAAGTTGGAATTGAAGATTGCTTGCATATTGAGTTCGAGTACAGCAAAAGCAA GTACCATCTTAAGGATGTGATTGTTGGAAAGATCTATTTTCTTCTAGTCAGGATAAAGATAAAAAACATGGAGCTTGAGATTCGGCGTCGGGAATCAACAGGATCAGGTCCTAACACATATGTTGAGACTGAGACACTTGCGAAATTTGAGCTGATGGATGGTGCCCCAGTTAGAG GAGAATCTATTCCGGTAAGGCTATTCTTGACGCCATATGAGCTAACCCCAACTTACCGCAACATAAACAACAAGTTCAGTGTCAAGTACTACCTCAACCTGGTCCTCGTGGACGAGGAAGACAGGAGATACTTCAAGCAGCAAGAGATCAACATGTTCCGCCTTGATGAAACCCCACAGCCTTCATAG